In Salmo trutta unplaced genomic scaffold, fSalTru1.1, whole genome shotgun sequence, a single window of DNA contains:
- the LOC115182096 gene encoding OX-2 membrane glycoprotein: MNTYLIILCVLSEAVSVNVVARGDTRVDFNADASYTCTHADSTGVLQVTWQRLFKDDSVENLATYSKRFGAQIIDPHRGKVVFTEASLNSSSITVKNVTWADEACYICSFNVYPSGSIRKQSCLSVQGVSEVRATMQKVPSTESKADMEVVVSCSATGKPAPWIQWNISAAALIKTPNNWTVINKYQTVTAISNITLQLLPGSGGYVDCIVNNGMRTQRHERVLLPILPGEREVEREVEEDNRRTSPWAVGIPVFLIVSILVICGSVMLQKKKGYRQAATTADEQDAFGESV, encoded by the exons ATGAACACTTACCTAATTATCTTATGCGTGCTGTCTGAAG CGGTCTCTGTCAACGTCGTAGCTAGAGGAGACACCAGGGTTGACTTCAATGCCGACGCATCATATACCTGCACCCATGCGGACTCGACAGGTGTGCTGCAAGTCACCTGGCAGAGGCTGTTCAAAGACGACTCGGTGGAGAATCTGGCCACCTACAGCAAGCGGTTTGGAGCTCAAATCATAGACCCGCACCGAGGCAAGGTGGTTTTCACGGAGGCATCTCTCAACTCGTCGTCCATTACCGTGAAGAATGTAACATGGGCGGACGAAGCCTGCTATATTTGTTCTTTCAATGTTTACCCGAGTGGTTCAATACGCAAGCAGTCTTGTCTTTCCGTTCAAG GTGTATCTGAAGTGAGAGCCACAATGCAAAAAGTCCCCAGCACTGAATCTAAAGCAGACATGGAAGTTGTGGTCAGCTGCTCTGCCACGGGTAAACCAGCACCTTGGATccaatggaacatttctgcagcagCACTCATAAAGACACCTAACAACTGGACTGTCATTAACAAATACCAAACTGTCACAGCCATTAGCAACATCACCCTCCAACTGTTGCCAGGTTCAGGTGGATACGTGGACTGTATCGTAAACAATGGGATGAGGACACAGAGACACGAGCGGGTCCTGCTTCCTATTCtccctggagagagggaggttgagaGGGAGGTTGAAGAGG ATAACAGGAGGACATCCCCGTGGGCGGTTGgcattccagtgttcctaatcGTTTCCATTTTAGTCATCTGCGGCAGTGTCATGCTTCAAAAGAAAAAAG GTTACAGGCAAGCAGCAACCACAGCAGACGAGCAGGACGCTTTTGGGGAAAGTGTGTAA